In Amycolatopsis jiangsuensis, the following proteins share a genomic window:
- a CDS encoding thioredoxin domain-containing protein — MSNRLADATSPYLLQHAGNPVDWQEWGTEALAEARRRGVPILLSVGYAACHWCHVMAHESFEDEGTAALVNAHFVPVKVDREERPDIDAVYMAATQAMTGQGGWPMTCFLTPDGEPFHCGTYYPPTPRPGMPSFRQLLVAVAEAWQERPDDLRAGAKQIVEHLAEQSGPLKESIVDGGVLADAVAKLGEEADPVHGGFGGAPKFPPSMVVEFLLRHHERTGSAGALVLAEAATEAMARGGIHDQLAGGFARYSVDAEWTVPHFEKMLYDNALLLRCYAHLARRGSAAALRVTEGIVRFLEADLRTPQGGFAASLDADTEGVEGSTYVWTPAQLREVLGDEDGAWAAELFGVTAEGTFEAGASTLRLLTEPEPGRFERVRQALLDARAARPQPGRDDKVVASWNGLAIGALAEAGLALDRPEWVELARAAAQLVLDVHLVDGRLRRSSRDGVVGTPAGVLEDYACLADGLLSLHQATGEPRWLAEATRLLDVALTRFASETAPGAYHDTADDAETLVQRPSDPTDNASPSGASGLAGALLTAAALAGPAEAARYREAAEAALRRVGLLAARVPRFAGHWLSVAEAAESGPVQVAVVGDERGPLLTAAARNVHGGGIVLGGAPDAPGVPLLADRPLVAGRAAAYVCRGYVCERPVTTAGELVAQL; from the coding sequence AGGCACTGGCCGAGGCGCGGCGGCGAGGTGTGCCCATCCTGCTGTCGGTCGGCTACGCGGCGTGCCACTGGTGTCACGTGATGGCGCACGAGTCCTTCGAGGACGAGGGCACTGCGGCGCTGGTGAACGCGCATTTCGTCCCGGTCAAGGTCGACCGTGAGGAGCGGCCGGACATCGACGCCGTCTACATGGCCGCCACGCAGGCGATGACCGGCCAGGGCGGCTGGCCGATGACCTGCTTCCTGACGCCGGACGGCGAGCCGTTCCACTGCGGCACCTACTATCCGCCCACGCCGCGGCCGGGCATGCCGTCGTTCCGCCAGCTGCTGGTCGCGGTCGCGGAGGCCTGGCAGGAGCGGCCGGACGACCTGCGTGCCGGTGCGAAGCAGATCGTCGAGCACCTCGCCGAGCAGAGTGGTCCGCTGAAGGAGTCGATCGTCGACGGCGGGGTGCTCGCCGACGCCGTCGCGAAGCTGGGGGAAGAGGCGGATCCGGTGCACGGCGGGTTTGGTGGCGCGCCGAAGTTCCCGCCGTCGATGGTGGTGGAGTTCCTGCTGCGCCACCACGAGCGCACCGGTTCGGCCGGCGCCCTCGTGCTGGCCGAGGCGGCCACGGAGGCGATGGCCCGCGGCGGCATCCACGATCAGCTCGCCGGTGGTTTCGCGCGCTACTCCGTGGATGCCGAGTGGACCGTGCCGCACTTCGAAAAGATGTTGTACGACAACGCTTTGCTTCTCCGCTGTTACGCGCACCTCGCCCGGCGCGGTTCGGCCGCGGCGTTGCGCGTGACCGAAGGCATAGTCCGCTTCCTGGAAGCGGATCTCCGTACGCCGCAAGGAGGTTTCGCGGCATCGCTCGACGCGGACACCGAGGGCGTCGAGGGCTCGACGTACGTGTGGACGCCCGCGCAGCTGCGGGAAGTGCTGGGTGATGAAGACGGAGCTTGGGCCGCGGAGCTGTTCGGCGTCACGGCCGAAGGCACCTTCGAAGCGGGCGCCTCGACCCTGCGGCTGCTGACCGAGCCCGAGCCCGGGCGGTTCGAACGAGTCCGGCAGGCGTTGCTCGACGCTCGCGCCGCACGTCCGCAGCCTGGGCGGGACGACAAAGTCGTGGCGTCCTGGAACGGCCTCGCGATCGGTGCGCTGGCGGAGGCGGGACTGGCGCTGGACCGTCCCGAGTGGGTCGAGCTGGCACGGGCCGCGGCCCAGCTGGTGCTCGACGTACACCTGGTCGACGGACGGCTCCGGCGGAGTTCGCGCGACGGAGTCGTCGGCACGCCGGCCGGCGTGCTCGAGGACTACGCGTGCCTCGCCGACGGTCTGCTCAGCCTGCACCAGGCGACCGGTGAACCGCGCTGGCTCGCCGAGGCGACCCGGTTGCTGGACGTCGCACTGACGCGGTTCGCGTCGGAAACCGCACCCGGCGCTTACCACGACACCGCGGACGACGCCGAAACGCTGGTGCAGCGGCCGTCCGATCCGACGGACAACGCGAGCCCTTCCGGTGCGTCCGGGCTGGCCGGGGCGTTGCTCACCGCGGCTGCCCTGGCCGGTCCCGCGGAGGCCGCGCGGTACCGGGAAGCCGCGGAAGCCGCGCTTCGCCGGGTCGGCCTGCTCGCCGCGCGAGTGCCACGGTTCGCCGGGCACTGGCTGTCCGTGGCCGAGGCGGCCGAGTCGGGCCCGGTGCAGGTGGCGGTGGTCGGCGACGAGCGCGGGCCGCTGCTCACCGCGGCGGCGCGGAACGTGCACGGCGGCGGCATCGTGCTCGGTGGCGCTCCGGACGCGCCCGGCGTGCCGCTGCTCGCCGACCGTCCGCTGGTGGCCGGCCGCGCGGCCGCCTACGTCTGCCGCGGGTACGTGTGTGAGCGGCCCGTGACGACGGCCGGCGAACTGGTCGCGCAGCTCTGA
- a CDS encoding AraC family transcriptional regulator, which translates to MDLLSDAIAVMRTGEPASNRMCVGTEWSYRFASYAGAGFHVLLRGSGWLLTERGGPVRLGPGDAVLLPHGSAHVLSSTPDDRRAVPFETAVAQPGGTTDVLCGKYRFDRSRAHFLMSALPEVIHLPAEIGTHPELRAAISLLGNEVHGTRPGRDAAVGGLLDLLLAYLIRAWLAENSADGWPKALHDKEIAAALEALHADPARPWQLAELAAEVGLSRATLARRFTALTGRPPMAYLTWWRMTTAAQLLRDSERALPAIARRVGYSSPFAFSHAFKRQFGVAPALYRSAVEHGSGEELLRDGEGVDESARVRA; encoded by the coding sequence ATGGACCTTCTCAGCGACGCGATCGCGGTGATGCGCACCGGCGAGCCGGCGTCGAACCGCATGTGTGTCGGCACGGAGTGGAGCTATCGGTTCGCCTCCTACGCCGGCGCCGGCTTCCACGTGCTCCTGCGCGGCTCCGGCTGGTTGCTGACCGAGCGGGGCGGTCCCGTCCGGCTCGGGCCGGGCGACGCTGTGCTGCTCCCGCACGGCAGCGCGCACGTGCTGTCGAGCACTCCGGACGACCGGCGCGCGGTGCCGTTCGAGACCGCGGTCGCACAGCCGGGCGGGACCACCGACGTGCTGTGCGGGAAGTACCGGTTCGACCGTTCCCGCGCGCATTTCCTGATGTCCGCGCTGCCCGAGGTGATCCACCTGCCTGCCGAGATCGGCACGCATCCCGAACTGCGCGCGGCGATTTCGTTGCTCGGCAACGAGGTGCACGGCACACGACCGGGCAGGGACGCCGCTGTGGGCGGCCTGCTCGATCTGCTGCTCGCCTATCTGATCCGGGCGTGGCTGGCGGAGAACTCCGCGGACGGGTGGCCAAAGGCCCTGCACGACAAGGAAATCGCTGCCGCGCTGGAGGCGTTGCACGCCGATCCGGCACGCCCGTGGCAGCTCGCCGAGCTGGCCGCGGAGGTCGGGCTTTCCCGCGCGACATTGGCACGTCGCTTCACCGCGTTGACCGGGCGGCCTCCGATGGCGTACCTCACCTGGTGGCGGATGACGACCGCTGCACAGCTCCTGCGAGACAGTGAACGAGCGTTGCCCGCTATCGCGCGACGGGTGGGGTACAGCTCGCCTTTCGCGTTCTCACACGCCTTTAAGCGACAGTTCGGTGTCGCGCCTGCTCTGTACCGGTCAGCTGTCGAGCATGGGAGCGGCGAGGAACTGCTTCGGGATGGCGAAGGCGTCGACGAGAGTGCGCGCGTGCGGGCGTAG
- the trhA gene encoding PAQR family membrane homeostasis protein TrhA encodes MDTRPRLRGHIHFWSFFGALAGAATLISLAAATVSPVAVLATSIYGLTVMGLFGVSALYHRRLWSPRAYKWMKRADHSMIFLFIAGTYTPFTLLAMSKPTGYVILGIVWGGAVLGVAMKMLWPHAPRWLGVPIYIALGWVAVFVLPELAHHAGAAALVLICVGGLFYTLGAVFYGVKWPNYHSETFGYHEYFHACTVLAAVSHYIAIWLAMYA; translated from the coding sequence GTGGACACCAGGCCCCGGCTGCGGGGCCACATCCACTTCTGGTCCTTCTTCGGCGCGCTCGCCGGCGCCGCCACGCTGATCAGCCTCGCCGCCGCCACCGTGTCTCCGGTCGCGGTACTGGCCACGTCGATTTACGGCCTGACCGTCATGGGCTTGTTCGGAGTGAGCGCGCTGTACCACCGCCGGCTCTGGAGCCCGCGCGCGTACAAGTGGATGAAACGCGCCGACCACTCGATGATTTTCCTGTTCATCGCCGGCACCTACACCCCGTTCACGCTGCTGGCCATGTCGAAGCCCACCGGATACGTCATCCTGGGCATCGTCTGGGGTGGCGCGGTGCTGGGCGTGGCGATGAAGATGCTCTGGCCGCACGCCCCCCGCTGGCTGGGCGTGCCGATCTACATCGCACTGGGCTGGGTGGCGGTGTTCGTCCTGCCCGAACTCGCCCACCACGCCGGCGCGGCCGCCTTGGTCCTGATCTGCGTGGGCGGCCTCTTCTACACGCTGGGAGCAGTCTTCTACGGGGTGAAGTGGCCCAACTACCACTCGGAAACCTTCGGATACCACGAGTACTTCCACGCGTGCACAGTGCTGGCCGCGGTGTCCCACTACATCGCGATCTGGCTGGCCATGTACGCCTAG
- a CDS encoding acyl-CoA dehydrogenase family protein: protein MDVPAVPEKVDPELLTAVLDGRWSELKRGVRAQMATEEFLDAGALGVEEHRAQVLDQLRKLAATDRPALGFDPAYGGAGDVGGSVMSFEMLGLGDLSLMVKAGVQWGLFGGAVQLLGTERHHEKYLRRIMDLDLLGCFAMTEHGHGSDVQHLHTTATYDAVSGEFVVDSPDPGATKEYIGNAARDGRVAVVFAQLVTGGEERGVHAFLVPIRDESGAAAPGVTIEDCGPKAGLNGVDNGRLSFDHVRVPREALLNRFGDVAADGRYSSPIESDGRRFFTMLGTLIRGRVSVGGSAGNATKRALALAIRYGERRRQFQSPDGDEVVILDYLGHQRKLLPALAKTYALHFAQEELVAKLNDIAADAPEEEQRELESRAAGLKAAQTWHATSTIQAAREACGGAGYLSENLLPGLKADTDVFTTFEGDNTVLLQLVAKSLLTRYKEHFQDLSPLATARFVAEQLVDTVLERTAARQFVERFTDSDDAVVLFDREWQLQLFEDREGHVLDGVANRLRKAGKDPFGVFNSAQDHVLLVGRVHVERLVLEAFVRAVEACTDPEAKALLERVCDLYALSAIEADRAWFLEHGRITASRSKAVTAAVNSLCGALRPHARTLVDAFAIPKQFLAAPMLDS, encoded by the coding sequence GTGGACGTCCCTGCCGTGCCCGAGAAGGTGGACCCGGAACTGCTCACCGCCGTGCTCGACGGGCGGTGGAGCGAGCTGAAACGCGGCGTACGCGCGCAGATGGCCACCGAGGAGTTCCTCGACGCCGGTGCGCTCGGCGTCGAGGAACACCGTGCGCAGGTGCTCGACCAGCTGCGGAAACTCGCTGCCACCGACCGTCCCGCGCTCGGTTTCGACCCGGCGTACGGCGGTGCGGGCGATGTCGGCGGTTCGGTGATGTCGTTCGAGATGCTCGGGCTCGGCGACCTGTCGCTGATGGTCAAGGCCGGGGTCCAGTGGGGCCTGTTCGGGGGCGCCGTGCAACTGCTCGGCACCGAACGCCACCACGAGAAGTACCTGCGCCGCATCATGGATCTCGATCTGCTCGGCTGTTTCGCGATGACCGAGCACGGCCACGGTTCGGACGTCCAGCACCTGCACACCACCGCCACCTATGACGCGGTGAGTGGAGAGTTCGTAGTAGACAGTCCGGATCCCGGCGCCACCAAGGAATACATCGGCAACGCCGCGCGGGACGGCCGTGTCGCAGTGGTGTTCGCGCAACTCGTCACCGGCGGTGAGGAGCGTGGCGTGCACGCCTTCCTGGTGCCGATCCGCGACGAATCCGGGGCTGCGGCACCGGGTGTGACCATCGAGGACTGCGGACCGAAGGCCGGCCTCAACGGAGTCGACAATGGACGGTTGTCGTTCGACCACGTGCGGGTGCCGCGGGAAGCACTGCTGAACCGTTTCGGCGACGTCGCCGCGGACGGTAGGTATTCCAGTCCGATCGAGAGCGACGGGCGCCGGTTCTTCACCATGCTCGGCACGCTGATCCGCGGCCGCGTGAGCGTCGGCGGCAGCGCCGGCAACGCGACGAAACGCGCGCTCGCGCTGGCCATCCGCTACGGCGAGCGGCGTCGCCAGTTCCAGAGCCCGGACGGGGACGAGGTGGTGATCCTCGACTACCTCGGGCACCAGCGGAAGCTGCTGCCGGCGTTGGCGAAGACGTATGCGCTGCACTTCGCGCAGGAAGAGCTCGTCGCGAAGCTGAACGACATCGCCGCGGACGCGCCGGAGGAGGAGCAGCGCGAGCTGGAATCCCGTGCGGCCGGGTTGAAGGCCGCGCAGACCTGGCACGCCACCAGCACGATCCAGGCTGCGCGCGAGGCGTGCGGTGGCGCGGGATACCTGTCGGAGAACCTGCTCCCGGGCCTCAAAGCCGACACCGACGTCTTCACCACGTTCGAAGGCGACAACACGGTACTGCTGCAGCTGGTCGCGAAGAGCTTGCTGACGCGGTACAAGGAGCACTTCCAGGACCTCAGTCCGCTGGCGACCGCGCGCTTCGTCGCCGAGCAGCTGGTGGACACCGTGCTGGAGCGCACCGCCGCGCGGCAGTTTGTCGAGCGCTTCACCGATTCCGACGACGCTGTGGTGCTTTTCGATCGCGAGTGGCAGCTGCAGCTCTTCGAGGACCGCGAGGGCCACGTACTCGACGGCGTCGCCAACCGCCTGCGTAAGGCAGGGAAGGATCCCTTCGGCGTCTTCAACAGCGCGCAAGACCACGTGTTGCTCGTCGGTCGCGTACACGTCGAGCGGCTGGTCCTCGAGGCCTTCGTGCGCGCGGTCGAGGCCTGTACTGACCCCGAGGCGAAGGCACTTCTCGAGCGTGTCTGCGACCTGTACGCGCTTTCAGCTATCGAAGCCGACCGCGCGTGGTTCTTGGAGCACGGCCGCATTACCGCATCGCGCTCGAAGGCGGTGACAGCTGCCGTCAACAGCCTGTGCGGTGCACTACGCCCGCACGCGCGCACTCTCGTCGACGCCTTCGCCATCCCGAAGCAGTTCCTCGCCGCTCCCATGCTCGACAGCTGA
- a CDS encoding MBL fold metallo-hydrolase has protein sequence MENIRLGAVEVRRVVEWEGEIAPARGIVPSPPELWRDNASLLVPDHWRPEPDQYHGAVQTWVLRSEGKVILVDTGVGNGRERPQIPLFDHLRTGFLDRLAAVGVQPEDVDLVVNTHIHYDHVGWNTRWDDGWVPTFPNATYLIPRADQHYFDPRNEHLRPSPKTAYDQVRRQGSHLVYGDSVAPVLHRATLWEDGYRIDRNLLLEPAPGHTPGSSVLRLDSEGDRAVFAGDLLHSPVQILAPEHNSCFCENPAQAATTRRRVLERAADERELVIPAHFAGPGAAEITRDGAGFAVKAWA, from the coding sequence ATGGAGAACATCCGGCTAGGCGCTGTCGAAGTCCGCCGAGTTGTCGAATGGGAAGGCGAGATCGCGCCCGCGAGGGGCATCGTGCCCAGTCCGCCCGAACTGTGGCGGGACAACGCGTCCCTGCTCGTCCCCGACCACTGGCGTCCGGAGCCGGACCAGTACCACGGCGCCGTGCAGACGTGGGTGCTACGCAGCGAGGGCAAGGTGATCCTGGTGGACACCGGAGTCGGGAACGGCCGGGAGCGGCCGCAGATCCCGCTGTTCGACCACTTGCGCACCGGTTTCCTCGACCGGCTGGCCGCCGTCGGCGTCCAGCCGGAGGACGTGGACCTGGTGGTCAACACGCACATCCACTACGACCACGTCGGCTGGAACACGCGCTGGGACGACGGCTGGGTACCGACGTTCCCCAACGCCACGTACCTCATCCCGCGCGCCGACCAGCACTACTTCGACCCCCGCAACGAGCACCTCCGCCCGTCCCCGAAAACCGCCTACGACCAGGTGCGGCGTCAGGGCAGCCACCTGGTCTACGGGGACAGCGTCGCCCCCGTGCTGCATCGGGCGACGCTGTGGGAAGACGGCTACCGCATCGACCGGAACCTGCTCCTCGAACCCGCGCCCGGCCACACCCCCGGCTCGTCCGTGCTCCGCCTCGACTCCGAAGGCGACCGCGCCGTGTTCGCCGGAGACCTCCTGCACAGCCCGGTGCAAATCCTGGCCCCGGAACACAACAGCTGCTTCTGCGAAAACCCGGCCCAAGCAGCCACCACCCGCCGCCGAGTCCTGGAACGCGCCGCCGACGAACGCGAACTAGTCATCCCAGCCCACTTCGCCGGCCCCGGAGCCGCCGAAATCACCCGCGACGGGGCCGGATTCGCTGTGAAGGCCTGGGCGTGA
- a CDS encoding isoprenyl transferase yields the protein MSLRSFLSDVVYSVYGRRLIQQAAGKHPRHIAIILDGNRRWAREAGLADVADGHRAGAKKIADFLSWCREAEVEVVTMWLLSTDNLNRDPDELTPLLGTITGVVDDLAAPGVPWRLRIVGALDLLPAEVAKKLTEAAERTADRAGMEVNVAVGYGGQQEIADAVRKLLLHHADEGTSIRELAKMLDVDHISEHLYTSGQPDPDLIIRTSGEQRLSGFLLWQSAHSEFWFTEAYWPAFRRVDFLRAMRDYAWRHRRFGN from the coding sequence GTGAGCCTCCGATCATTCCTGTCCGACGTCGTCTACAGCGTCTACGGTCGCCGCCTGATCCAGCAGGCGGCAGGCAAGCATCCGCGGCACATCGCCATCATCCTCGATGGGAACCGCCGGTGGGCGCGTGAGGCCGGGCTCGCCGACGTCGCCGACGGGCACCGGGCGGGGGCGAAGAAGATCGCCGACTTCCTGAGCTGGTGCCGGGAGGCCGAGGTCGAGGTCGTGACCATGTGGCTGCTGTCCACGGACAACCTCAACCGCGATCCGGACGAGCTCACTCCGCTGCTGGGAACCATCACCGGTGTCGTCGACGATCTGGCCGCACCCGGCGTGCCCTGGCGGTTGCGCATCGTGGGGGCGCTGGACCTGCTGCCGGCCGAAGTGGCGAAGAAGCTCACCGAGGCGGCCGAGCGGACCGCGGACCGCGCCGGCATGGAGGTGAACGTCGCGGTCGGCTACGGCGGGCAGCAGGAGATCGCCGATGCCGTGCGCAAGCTGCTGCTGCACCACGCGGACGAGGGCACCTCCATTCGCGAGCTCGCGAAAATGCTCGACGTGGACCACATCTCCGAGCACCTGTACACCTCCGGCCAGCCGGATCCGGACCTGATCATCCGCACCTCCGGTGAACAGCGGCTGTCCGGATTCCTGCTGTGGCAGTCGGCGCATTCGGAATTCTGGTTCACCGAGGCCTATTGGCCCGCATTCCGCCGGGTGGACTTCCTGCGCGCAATGCGTGACTACGCCTGGCGCCACCGCCGGTTCGGCAACTGA